Genomic window (Deinococcus betulae):
TTTTCTCTGAAAGCTGTGTAGCCGTCAGACTCCCAAACACCCGTTGCTAGGATGTACGCAATCTGATTCTTGGTGGTGATCCCCTGCTTTTTACAGTGTTCGAGAATATTTTTCGCATGTTCTGGGGAGGTATTCTTAAAAGGTTTGCCCATAGCAGCAGCAGCGGATTTTGCAGCATTGATGGCCGCTTGTGCCTCTGCCGCCGTTACCTCGGTGGATTCCTCTTGAGGAGTGTCGGAACCTGCTGAGCCATTTTGTCCTCCGCTCCCATTCCCTCCCTGCTGCGCTCCCCCAGGTATATACCCCTTCGGCATCACCACGAACCCCATCGCCATGCTCTCGACGTGAAATTTGCCGCTCTCAGTCTCATTGGTGAAACTGGTGGTGATTCTGCGGCCGTCGGGACTGAAGCGGCCCTCAAAAACAGCGTTGTTCTCTGTGCCTTTCACGGCAAACGTGTTGTCCTCGCGCAGGATGCCTTCAACGTGCCAGCCGCCGCCCTGGCCGGGCTTGGCCATGTAACGTCCATGCAAGTGACCTGTTTCGTCCCGGATCAGGCGGAGCTGAAACTGCACACCTTTTCCTTTGCCCAGAAAAGTCCGTTCCCACTTTTTGGGCGCTTTTTTCAGAGCGGCGGGTTTTGCAGGCGCTTGTGGTTTTGGGGCAGATGCGCCACTGTCGGCGCTGAGGGCGGGTTCGCGTGTCAACATACTGACCTCCGGTTCACTCAAGCTAACGCAGAGGAAAGAAGTCGCATGCCGCACATGAGCAGGGGCCGCCGGACACGCGGCGGCCCCTCTAGTCTCAGTCCAGGTCCACCGCCCACCAGGCTTCCCGTTGTGCGGCCAGGCGAGCGCGGGGGTCGCCAATCGTGTCCAGGGCGCGGGCCAGGCCCTGCCAGTCCGGCTCGCTCATGGGGTCAATGGCCAGGGCGCGCTGGTGAAACTGCGCGGCGTCCCGGTCACGGCCAGCCAGGGTGGCGGCGCGGGCCGCAACGCCCAGCAGGCTCAGCTGCTTCTGCTCCAGGCGGGCGCGCACATCGTCGGCCCAGGGACTGTCGGTGCCAGGCAGAAACTGACCGTACTGGGACACCAGTTCGCGCAGTTCCTCCAGCCCCAGACTGCCCTGTTCGGCCTGGGCGGCCAGCAGCTCAAAGCGCTGCACATCGTACTCGGGGTTGAGTTCGGCGTTCAGGGCGTAGCGGCGGTTGGCACTGACCACGGCTTCATTGCTCAGGCTGCGGCGCAGGCGGTGCAGGGTTGTGTGAAAAAGGCTGCTGGCACGGGCCTCGTCCTTTTCGGGCCACAGGGCCTCGGCGGCTTCCCAGCTGGTCACTTCCTTGTGTTCCAGCAGATAGAAGAACAGTTCCAGCGCCTTGCGGCTGACCCACGACACCGCGCCACCTTTCCAAACCACCTGCGCGGTGCCCAGGCCCTTGGCCTGCATCCCACTCTCACCTTGCAGGGTCAGGCCGGCGCGCCTCAGGCGGGCGTCTATAGCGGTGG
Coding sequences:
- a CDS encoding response regulator; the protein is MPRILVVDDDAAILKLVSVILSRAGHEVRTSTHPVEALDLLKVFTPDLVISDVVMPYMTGLEFLEKVRAHEQLSAIPFMLLSSHAERGDVRRGMNLGADDYLPKPFTPQDLTTAIDARLRRAGLTLQGESGMQAKGLGTAQVVWKGGAVSWVSRKALELFFYLLEHKEVTSWEAAEALWPEKDEARASSLFHTTLHRLRRSLSNEAVVSANRRYALNAELNPEYDVQRFELLAAQAEQGSLGLEELRELVSQYGQFLPGTDSPWADDVRARLEQKQLSLLGVAARAATLAGRDRDAAQFHQRALAIDPMSEPDWQGLARALDTIGDPRARLAAQREAWWAVDLD